In Desulfoplanes formicivorans, a genomic segment contains:
- a CDS encoding DNA internalization-related competence protein ComEC/Rec2 → MGKYASESSCSLLPWHILLIFFVVGCLGHAYPVPAVSGAVLAYMLLRSCSRTPGLLVIAAVACLGLVYAWWRIPHPPSMEQMHLDTKKRVFISGQVHDTRWRFANRLYLVARDVRVAGEHGPVLPGRLLVSVRHAESAPLLGQRFHGQVRLRSVHALKNPGCWDGEAYWGRKGIWFRTYIDDLSCLTFEPQKVDALQALRRELRHGIRSTLPPGKGRALTLALLLGERSELDNKLYEVLQRAGIVHSLALSGLHLGFMVFFGWVLARGVGWLWPNVYLVIARPKLAVILASPLVVFYMWIGGWTPSLLRAGIMFGSWGLLLLLNRTRILLDGLFLAVLVIVLWSPQEIFSLSLQFSVLAVAGIVLLVPPIQSRCAAWAGESVCKKLVVSTAMLMVVSWVASLAILPVQVWNFGTLTLHQYYNVVWIPLLGFVLLPLGFMGLMLSLVPGMEWLGSGALLAVNHVMNLWCHALGIAQEHGWLEMIQVVRPRWPTMLGFYAMGVLALVIWKQGLTSRRLGMAAWGAALCLLVLPAMVTESSLTTRSSRILVMDTGMSQAVYVELPGNQRVLVDGGGSWNRDFDMGKAVVTPVLTWGRPPRLDAVFLTHSDCDHLRGLFHPLATCSVGAMYWNGQFPRNPWDRQLLEDVFASKRMAVHQVRCGMRVDMGEGVEIEVLHPSRDAAAMSRNNGSLVLRFLIDGKGVLLIPGDIEARGIEEVLAKNDDLQADVLILPHHGSASSWSEALYDRVSPRLAVAAAGWNNRYGFPSSKVVASLIERGVPVLSTGMHGAIEVVWKGNQELDVRPMRPVPAPSFLKRNVIPGRCNGVSQE, encoded by the coding sequence TTGGGAAAATACGCCTCGGAATCCAGCTGCTCCCTGCTTCCCTGGCATATACTGCTGATTTTTTTTGTCGTGGGATGTCTGGGCCATGCCTACCCGGTCCCGGCTGTTTCCGGAGCCGTGCTCGCGTACATGCTGCTGCGAAGTTGTAGTCGGACACCGGGACTTTTGGTGATCGCTGCTGTGGCCTGTCTTGGCCTTGTCTATGCCTGGTGGCGTATTCCCCATCCTCCGTCCATGGAACAGATGCACCTGGATACAAAAAAACGGGTGTTCATTTCGGGGCAGGTCCATGATACCCGATGGCGCTTTGCCAACCGGTTGTACCTTGTGGCCCGGGACGTACGGGTTGCCGGAGAACATGGTCCTGTTCTTCCGGGCAGGCTCCTTGTGTCGGTTCGCCATGCGGAGAGTGCCCCTCTCTTGGGGCAACGGTTTCATGGACAGGTCCGGTTGCGATCCGTGCATGCACTCAAAAATCCGGGGTGCTGGGATGGTGAAGCCTATTGGGGACGCAAGGGCATCTGGTTCCGGACGTATATTGATGATCTGTCCTGTCTTACCTTTGAACCCCAAAAGGTTGATGCTCTCCAGGCCCTGCGCCGGGAGCTGCGACATGGCATCCGAAGCACGCTGCCTCCGGGAAAAGGCAGGGCCCTGACGCTGGCTCTGCTTCTGGGAGAACGTTCCGAGCTCGACAACAAGCTGTACGAAGTGTTGCAGCGGGCGGGCATTGTGCATTCCCTGGCCCTGTCAGGCCTTCATCTGGGATTCATGGTCTTTTTCGGGTGGGTTCTGGCCCGGGGTGTGGGATGGCTCTGGCCGAATGTTTATCTGGTCATTGCCCGTCCCAAACTGGCCGTCATCCTGGCCAGTCCCCTGGTGGTATTCTACATGTGGATAGGCGGGTGGACCCCGTCCCTGTTGCGGGCCGGGATCATGTTTGGATCGTGGGGACTGCTGCTTCTTCTGAACAGGACACGGATTCTTCTGGATGGACTGTTTTTGGCCGTATTGGTCATTGTACTCTGGTCACCCCAGGAGATTTTTTCCCTCAGTCTGCAGTTCTCGGTCCTGGCTGTTGCAGGTATTGTTCTTCTGGTCCCGCCCATCCAGTCGCGTTGTGCTGCCTGGGCCGGTGAAAGCGTTTGCAAAAAACTGGTTGTTTCGACCGCCATGCTCATGGTTGTGAGCTGGGTGGCCAGTCTGGCGATCCTGCCGGTCCAGGTCTGGAACTTTGGCACCTTGACCCTGCATCAGTACTACAATGTTGTCTGGATTCCCCTGCTGGGTTTTGTGCTCCTTCCCCTGGGGTTTATGGGCCTGATGCTGTCGCTGGTCCCCGGCATGGAGTGGCTGGGATCAGGGGCCTTGCTTGCGGTCAATCATGTCATGAACCTGTGGTGTCATGCGCTTGGAATAGCCCAGGAACATGGCTGGCTGGAGATGATCCAGGTTGTGCGGCCAAGATGGCCCACCATGCTCGGGTTCTATGCCATGGGCGTGCTCGCCCTTGTAATCTGGAAGCAGGGACTTACATCCCGGCGTTTGGGCATGGCAGCCTGGGGGGCAGCCTTGTGCCTGCTGGTTCTGCCTGCCATGGTAACGGAAAGTTCCCTGACAACCCGTTCATCCAGGATTCTGGTCATGGATACCGGCATGAGTCAGGCCGTGTATGTGGAACTGCCGGGAAATCAACGGGTACTCGTGGATGGGGGAGGGTCGTGGAACAGGGATTTCGACATGGGCAAGGCCGTGGTCACCCCGGTTCTCACCTGGGGCCGACCGCCAAGGCTTGATGCGGTTTTTTTGACCCACAGTGATTGCGATCATTTGCGTGGCCTCTTTCATCCCCTTGCCACCTGTTCGGTGGGCGCCATGTACTGGAATGGGCAGTTTCCCCGCAACCCGTGGGACAGGCAGTTGCTTGAAGATGTGTTTGCCAGCAAGCGGATGGCTGTGCATCAGGTCCGGTGTGGAATGCGTGTGGATATGGGAGAAGGCGTGGAGATAGAGGTTCTGCATCCGTCTCGGGACGCAGCCGCCATGTCCAGGAACAACGGTTCCCTGGTTCTGCGTTTTCTTATTGACGGCAAGGGCGTGCTGCTCATTCCGGGGGATATCGAGGCCCGGGGGATCGAGGAGGTGCTGGCCAAAAATGACGATCTTCAGGCCGATGTATTGATCCTGCCCCACCACGGAAGCGCATCAAGCTGGTCCGAAGCCCTGTATGATCGGGTCAGTCCCCGCTTGGCCGTGGCCGCGGCCGGGTGGAACAACAGGTATGGTTTTCCTTCCAGCAAGGTGGTTGCGTCACTCATTGAACGCGGTGTCCCGGTGTTGAGCACGGGCATGCATGGTGCCATTGAAGTGGTGTGGAAGGGCAATCAGGAGCTGGATGTTCGTCCCATGCGACCTGTTCCTGCGCCAAGTTTCTTGAAAAGGAATGTGATACCTGGGCGTTGCAATGGTGTGTCACAAGAATGA
- a CDS encoding sulfite exporter TauE/SafE family protein: MAFGKRIYDALMAATTAHARWDYETSMSILHNKKKLRLLAFMLVPIILASIAFAAADPADLPSILGGKKAYAPAFYTPGIFIASMLIGLCAGLITGCIGAGGGFIITPALMSAGIKGILAVGTDLFHIFAKAIMGTTIHKKLGNVSVALAIAFLVGSMGGVFAGGILNRWIYELNPVMSDTFISIIYVVLLGFLGAYALIDFLKLRNAESKPAASKGKGAAEGTGLPAKLQSAVIPPMITFDEDLFPGGKKISAWFVALCGGLVGFLAAIMGVGGGFVTFPMFVYVLGVSSFTAVGTDILQIIFTAGFASISQYAIYGFIFYTLAMGMLIGSLLGIQVGALTTKVVKGIYIRGFYATAILAGFINRLFALPGKLGEMKVITISDTTTSLLANVGNWAFFVIIGFFAVWVIGKFLVNIKLLRGEV; this comes from the coding sequence ATGGCTTTTGGAAAAAGAATCTATGATGCTCTCATGGCGGCTACTACCGCGCATGCACGCTGGGACTATGAAACGTCCATGTCCATTTTGCACAACAAGAAAAAACTGCGCTTGCTCGCCTTCATGCTCGTTCCGATCATCCTCGCGTCCATCGCCTTTGCAGCGGCCGATCCCGCTGATCTTCCATCCATTCTCGGCGGCAAAAAGGCCTATGCCCCGGCCTTCTACACCCCGGGAATCTTTATCGCATCCATGCTCATCGGCCTGTGTGCCGGTCTGATTACCGGATGCATCGGAGCCGGCGGCGGATTCATCATCACCCCGGCCCTCATGAGTGCGGGTATCAAGGGTATCCTGGCCGTGGGCACGGACCTTTTTCACATTTTCGCCAAGGCCATCATGGGCACGACCATCCACAAGAAACTCGGTAATGTTTCCGTGGCCCTGGCCATTGCCTTTCTGGTCGGTTCCATGGGGGGCGTATTTGCCGGCGGTATCCTGAACCGCTGGATCTATGAACTCAATCCTGTCATGAGTGACACCTTCATCAGCATTATCTACGTGGTGCTCTTGGGATTTCTGGGGGCCTACGCCCTTATCGACTTTCTCAAGCTGCGCAACGCAGAATCCAAACCGGCAGCATCCAAGGGAAAAGGCGCTGCAGAAGGAACCGGTCTTCCCGCCAAGCTGCAGTCTGCCGTCATCCCTCCCATGATCACCTTTGATGAGGATCTTTTTCCGGGCGGCAAGAAAATCTCGGCCTGGTTCGTGGCCCTGTGCGGTGGCCTTGTCGGCTTTCTGGCCGCCATCATGGGTGTGGGCGGTGGTTTCGTGACCTTTCCCATGTTCGTGTACGTGCTTGGCGTATCCTCGTTCACCGCTGTTGGAACGGATATCCTGCAGATCATCTTCACGGCCGGATTTGCTTCCATCAGCCAATACGCCATTTACGGATTCATTTTCTATACCCTGGCCATGGGCATGCTCATCGGATCCCTGCTCGGCATCCAGGTGGGCGCCCTGACCACCAAGGTTGTCAAAGGTATCTACATTCGCGGATTCTATGCCACGGCCATTCTTGCCGGGTTCATCAACCGATTGTTCGCCCTCCCCGGAAAACTGGGAGAGATGAAGGTCATCACCATTTCCGACACGACCACCTCCCTGCTGGCCAATGTCGGAAACTGGGCTTTCTTTGTCATTATCGGGTTCTTTGCAGTCTGGGTCATCGGCAAATTTCTCGTCAATATCAAATTGCTCAGAGGGGAGGTCTAA
- a CDS encoding response regulator has translation MKQEPSGDPISLLLVDDEDGFVNVLAKRMARRGIEVTGVLTGTEALQVLRKKDFDIAVLDLKLEDMDGIEVLKIIKKMAPDLPVIMLTGHGSEQAAEEGLKHGAMDYLTKPCDLDELIAKINKAIPAGR, from the coding sequence ATGAAACAAGAACCATCAGGTGACCCCATCTCTTTGCTGCTCGTGGACGACGAAGATGGATTCGTGAACGTTCTGGCCAAACGCATGGCCAGACGGGGTATCGAGGTTACCGGGGTGTTGACGGGCACCGAGGCGTTGCAGGTGCTACGAAAAAAGGACTTTGATATCGCGGTGCTCGACCTCAAACTCGAGGACATGGATGGAATCGAGGTGCTCAAGATCATCAAGAAAATGGCCCCGGACCTTCCTGTGATCATGCTCACCGGGCATGGCTCGGAACAGGCGGCTGAAGAAGGTCTCAAGCACGGAGCCATGGATTATCTGACCAAACCCTGTGACCTCGATGAATTGATCGCCAAGATCAACAAGGCCATCCCGGCCGGGAGGTGA
- a CDS encoding response regulator, with protein MERDFSVLIVDDEDDFRSTLIKRLAKRKIDIAGASGGEEALAMMRENPRDIVVLDVKMPGMDGIETLTAIKKQHPLTEVIMLTGHANIEAALEGMEFGAFDYLMKPTDIDDLLFKLEDAYHKRLLHERKTLQLKKEAERKKMTT; from the coding sequence ATGGAACGCGATTTTTCCGTACTGATCGTTGATGACGAGGACGATTTCCGCTCAACCCTTATCAAGCGACTTGCCAAACGCAAAATCGACATTGCCGGAGCCTCGGGGGGTGAGGAGGCCCTGGCCATGATGCGCGAGAATCCCCGGGATATTGTCGTGCTGGACGTGAAGATGCCCGGCATGGACGGCATCGAGACCCTGACAGCCATCAAAAAACAGCATCCCCTGACCGAAGTGATCATGCTTACGGGGCATGCCAACATAGAAGCGGCCCTGGAAGGGATGGAATTTGGTGCCTTTGACTATCTCATGAAGCCCACGGACATAGACGATCTCCTGTTCAAACTGGAGGACGCCTATCACAAACGTCTGCTTCACGAGAGAAAAACCCTGCAACTCAAGAAGGAGGCAGAACGCAAAAAGATGACCACATGA
- a CDS encoding sensor histidine kinase, translated as MNCEEITHDEAYYHNLTRNLVIKMIIASFTPLILITFITSYKYNNAYKAKVIAHIQELVEKHKQNIDNFLKEKLANILFLSKTCSIPQLDDENALQSKLEQLREEYGPFFVDIGLINDEGIQTDYVGPFNLGRVNYSQAEWFREAMEKEFYISDVFLGIRGLPHFIIAIRKTDGTRNWIVRTTIDFVLFNELVKNIRIGETGRAFIVNRKGELQTKLQANQPDTETIKKHILSKNIPAEGVEVFEGSYSADHQSIYLVTTLNNGKWVLIFQQDEKDAFSDLYQTRNLGIVIFFLGSCSIFVMAIFLSRKMVDQIRKSDQEKELMNEQIIEAGKLASLGELAAGIAHEINNPVAIMVEEAGWMGDILEEEEFKNSDNFKEYQRALNQIRNQGIRCKEITHKLLSFARKIDSRIQDVQLNTIIEEVVGLSEKRARFGNVEIISNLAANLPTVHVSPSEMQQVFLNLINNAVDAIDSKKGGSITLSTRLEDQMIVVDIEDTGSGIAPANLQRIFDPFFTTKAVGKGTGLGLSICYGIIKKIGGEISVNSAVGKGTVFHVHIPVTRQDT; from the coding sequence ATGAACTGCGAAGAAATCACCCACGATGAAGCCTATTATCACAATCTTACCAGGAATCTTGTCATCAAGATGATCATTGCCTCGTTCACGCCGCTCATCCTGATCACCTTCATAACCTCGTACAAGTACAACAATGCGTACAAAGCCAAGGTCATTGCCCACATTCAGGAACTGGTGGAGAAACACAAACAGAATATCGACAATTTCCTCAAGGAAAAACTGGCCAACATCCTGTTCCTTTCCAAAACCTGCTCCATCCCGCAACTGGATGACGAAAACGCATTGCAGTCCAAACTTGAACAACTCAGAGAGGAATACGGCCCCTTTTTCGTGGATATCGGGCTGATCAATGACGAGGGCATCCAGACCGACTATGTCGGCCCCTTCAACCTCGGCCGTGTCAACTACTCCCAGGCCGAATGGTTCAGGGAGGCCATGGAAAAGGAGTTCTACATCAGTGATGTCTTTCTGGGCATTCGGGGACTACCGCATTTCATCATCGCCATTCGGAAGACAGACGGCACCAGGAACTGGATCGTGCGGACAACCATTGATTTTGTCCTGTTCAACGAACTGGTCAAAAACATCCGCATCGGCGAGACAGGCCGGGCGTTCATCGTCAACCGTAAGGGAGAGCTGCAAACCAAGCTGCAGGCCAATCAGCCCGATACCGAGACCATCAAGAAGCATATTCTCAGTAAAAACATTCCTGCTGAAGGCGTCGAGGTCTTCGAGGGCTCCTATTCCGCTGACCACCAGTCCATATATCTTGTTACCACGCTTAACAACGGCAAATGGGTCCTGATCTTCCAACAGGATGAAAAGGATGCCTTTTCCGATCTTTATCAGACGCGCAATCTGGGCATTGTCATCTTTTTCCTGGGCAGTTGCAGCATTTTTGTCATGGCCATCTTTCTCTCCCGCAAGATGGTCGATCAGATCAGAAAGTCCGACCAGGAAAAGGAATTGATGAACGAACAGATCATCGAGGCCGGCAAACTGGCGTCCTTGGGCGAGCTGGCCGCAGGCATCGCCCACGAAATCAACAATCCGGTGGCCATCATGGTGGAGGAAGCCGGCTGGATGGGCGATATTCTCGAGGAGGAAGAGTTCAAGAACAGCGACAACTTCAAGGAATACCAACGCGCCCTCAACCAGATCAGGAATCAGGGCATCAGGTGCAAGGAGATTACCCACAAGCTGTTGAGCTTTGCCCGCAAGATCGATTCGCGCATCCAGGATGTCCAACTGAACACCATCATCGAGGAAGTGGTGGGATTGTCGGAAAAAAGGGCCCGGTTCGGCAATGTGGAGATCATCAGCAATCTTGCCGCCAACCTGCCCACCGTGCATGTTTCCCCGTCGGAAATGCAGCAGGTCTTTCTCAACCTGATCAACAACGCCGTTGATGCCATAGATTCCAAAAAAGGTGGATCCATCACCCTGTCCACCCGTCTGGAAGACCAGATGATTGTTGTTGATATCGAGGACACGGGTTCGGGCATTGCCCCGGCCAACCTGCAACGGATCTTTGATCCCTTTTTCACCACCAAGGCCGTGGGCAAGGGGACGGGCCTCGGGCTGTCCATCTGCTACGGGATCATCAAAAAAATCGGCGGAGAAATTTCAGTCAACAGTGCCGTGGGCAAGGGAACCGTCTTCCACGTACACATTCCCGTGACCCGGCAAGATACATAA
- a CDS encoding response regulator, which yields MATTVLLIDDEEGFVQTMAKRLGKREMEVIKAFSGQEALDVLAGNNLIDVAVLDVKMPGMDGIETLKAIKKDYPLVEVIMLTGHATVESAIDGMKMGAFDYLMKPCDIDQLIAKIDEAKTKKLKHEEKIIDAQMREITSRQSWD from the coding sequence ATGGCGACAACAGTTCTTTTGATCGACGATGAAGAAGGCTTTGTTCAGACAATGGCCAAACGGCTCGGCAAGCGGGAAATGGAGGTGATCAAGGCCTTTAGCGGCCAGGAAGCCCTGGATGTCCTGGCAGGGAACAACCTCATCGACGTGGCCGTGCTGGATGTGAAAATGCCCGGCATGGACGGCATTGAAACCCTCAAGGCCATCAAAAAGGATTATCCCCTGGTGGAGGTGATCATGCTCACCGGTCATGCAACCGTGGAATCGGCCATAGACGGGATGAAGATGGGGGCTTTTGATTACCTGATGAAACCCTGTGACATCGACCAGCTCATAGCCAAGATTGACGAGGCCAAGACCAAAAAACTCAAGCATGAGGAAAAGATCATTGACGCCCAGATGCGGGAAATAACCTCAAGACAGTCCTGGGATTGA